From Spirosoma aerolatum, one genomic window encodes:
- a CDS encoding complex I subunit 1/NuoH family protein: MIALPIFLAMASGFVVVGVYTERKISAFMQDRLGPMETGKWGLLQLFADLLKLLQKEDIVPTAADRRLFLLAPSIIFASVFAGFAVLPLTPDLQGSKADVGVFYLMAIVSFDVVGILMAGWGSNNKYSLFGAMRSVAQIISYEIPLGLTILCVVMIGQTLNLQDISFQQGIFGHETNYLFGLKALGIDVSTWGGIFNWNILRNPFLFFAYIIFFICTLAESNRAPFDLPEGESEIVAGFHTEYSGMRFALLYLSEYAMMLLVSFLGAVLFLGSWNTPFPNLGPLRLADWTSGTPGTVWGHITGGFWLLSKAFFAVLIQMWVRWTFPRVRVDQMMFLCWKVLTPTAILLLLISGIWRLLMI; encoded by the coding sequence ATGATTGCTCTCCCTATTTTTCTGGCCATGGCTTCCGGCTTTGTTGTCGTTGGGGTTTATACCGAACGGAAGATATCGGCCTTTATGCAGGACCGGCTTGGCCCTATGGAAACCGGGAAATGGGGACTGCTACAACTCTTTGCCGATCTGCTTAAACTCCTTCAGAAAGAAGATATTGTACCTACGGCTGCCGATCGTCGGTTATTTCTGTTGGCTCCCTCTATCATTTTTGCATCGGTCTTTGCGGGCTTTGCGGTGCTACCGCTTACGCCTGACTTACAGGGTTCGAAAGCCGATGTTGGAGTCTTTTACCTGATGGCTATTGTCTCGTTCGATGTGGTAGGTATCCTGATGGCAGGCTGGGGGTCTAACAACAAGTACTCTTTGTTTGGGGCCATGCGGTCCGTAGCGCAGATTATTTCCTATGAAATCCCGCTCGGGCTGACCATACTTTGTGTCGTTATGATTGGTCAGACATTGAATTTACAGGATATCAGTTTTCAGCAGGGAATTTTTGGACACGAGACTAACTATCTGTTTGGGTTAAAAGCGTTAGGCATCGACGTATCGACCTGGGGGGGTATTTTTAACTGGAACATCCTTCGGAATCCGTTTCTGTTCTTTGCGTACATCATCTTTTTCATCTGTACGCTGGCCGAAAGTAATCGGGCTCCGTTCGACCTGCCCGAAGGGGAATCAGAAATCGTTGCCGGATTTCATACGGAATATTCCGGAATGCGGTTTGCGCTGTTATACCTGTCCGAATACGCCATGATGTTGCTGGTATCGTTTCTGGGTGCCGTTCTGTTTCTGGGAAGCTGGAATACGCCATTTCCTAACCTCGGCCCGCTTCGGCTGGCCGACTGGACAAGTGGCACACCGGGCACTGTGTGGGGGCATATTACAGGCGGCTTCTGGCTGCTCTCGAAAGCCTTTTTCGCCGTCCTGATTCAGATGTGGGTAAGGTGGACATTCCCCCGCGTCCGGGTCGATCAGATGATGTTCCTGTGCTGGAAGGTTCTGACACCGACAGCAATCCTTTTATTGCTCATTTCCGGCATCTGGCGACTGTTAATGATTTAA
- the asnS gene encoding asparagine--tRNA ligase, with amino-acid sequence MSYLPIKQLLKASSGVDSSRVDSPVGTTVTVKGWVRTKRESKNAVFIALNDGSTIQNIQAVAEAGQLPEDTLKLITTGSCLAITGQIVESQGSGQAIEVKIADVVIYGTADPEKYPLQPKRHSLEFLREIAHLRPRTNTFSAILRIRHALAFAIHKYFNDNGFYYLNTPIITASDAEGAGEMFRVTTLDAIKPPLTEDGKVDYSQDFFGRETNLTVSGQLEGELGAMALGKIYTFGPTFRAENSNTTRHLAEFWMIEPEMAFYELEDNMNLAEDFVKTVIRYALQHCADDLAFLDNRLKEEEKTKKKEEQSELGLLEKLQFVINNEFVRLTYTEAVDILMNSKPAKKGQFQFEVKWGIDLQSEHERYLVEKHFKKPVILTNYPRAIKAFYMKQDSKPATNARGEVFGPTVRAMDVLFPGIGEIIGGSQREEDLDKLVARMQEVGIDPEAIWWYLDTRRFGTAPHAGFGLGFERLVLFVTGMGNIRDVIPFPRAPKTAEF; translated from the coding sequence ATGAGTTACTTACCGATAAAGCAGTTATTGAAAGCTTCTTCTGGCGTGGATTCGTCCCGCGTGGATTCGCCCGTTGGCACTACCGTGACCGTAAAGGGCTGGGTTCGTACAAAACGTGAAAGTAAAAACGCCGTTTTCATCGCTCTTAACGATGGCTCTACCATACAGAACATTCAGGCAGTAGCCGAGGCTGGCCAGCTTCCCGAAGACACGCTCAAACTCATTACGACTGGTTCCTGCCTGGCCATCACGGGGCAGATTGTGGAGTCACAGGGATCGGGACAGGCGATAGAAGTTAAAATTGCCGATGTTGTCATTTACGGTACGGCTGATCCTGAAAAGTATCCGCTTCAACCCAAACGGCACTCGCTGGAGTTCTTACGTGAAATTGCCCATCTGCGCCCCCGAACCAATACGTTCAGTGCCATTCTGCGCATTCGGCATGCATTGGCTTTTGCTATTCATAAATACTTCAACGACAACGGTTTTTACTACCTCAATACCCCTATCATTACCGCTTCGGATGCCGAAGGGGCTGGTGAAATGTTTCGTGTAACCACGCTGGATGCAATCAAACCTCCGCTGACTGAAGACGGCAAAGTTGATTATAGCCAGGACTTCTTTGGCCGCGAAACAAACCTGACCGTATCAGGGCAGTTGGAAGGCGAATTGGGCGCTATGGCACTGGGCAAAATTTACACCTTCGGGCCTACATTCCGTGCTGAAAACTCCAATACGACCCGCCACCTCGCTGAGTTCTGGATGATCGAACCCGAAATGGCGTTTTATGAACTGGAAGATAACATGAATCTGGCAGAGGATTTCGTCAAAACCGTTATCCGATATGCCCTTCAGCACTGTGCCGATGATCTGGCTTTTCTGGACAACCGACTCAAGGAGGAGGAAAAAACCAAAAAGAAAGAAGAGCAGAGTGAGCTGGGCTTACTTGAAAAGCTCCAGTTTGTGATCAACAACGAGTTTGTGCGGCTCACCTATACCGAAGCGGTCGATATTCTGATGAATTCGAAACCCGCCAAGAAAGGTCAGTTCCAGTTTGAGGTAAAATGGGGGATTGATCTTCAGTCGGAACATGAGCGATACCTGGTTGAAAAGCATTTCAAGAAACCCGTCATTCTGACCAATTACCCGCGTGCCATTAAGGCGTTCTATATGAAACAGGATAGCAAACCCGCTACCAACGCCCGTGGGGAGGTCTTTGGCCCTACTGTTCGGGCTATGGACGTCCTGTTCCCCGGCATTGGCGAAATCATTGGGGGTTCACAACGGGAAGAGGATCTGGATAAACTGGTTGCCCGAATGCAGGAGGTAGGAATCGATCCCGAAGCCATCTGGTGGTATCTGGATACCCGTCGATTCGGCACCGCTCCCCACGCTGGTTTTGGACTCGGTTTCGAACGTCTGGTTCTGTTCGTTACAGGCATGGGCAACATCCGCGATGTCATTCCCTTCCCCAGAGCCCCCAAAACAGCCGAGTTTTAA
- a CDS encoding SixA phosphatase family protein, which translates to MPITLYIVRHAKAEDRAMFMADHDRELTPDGIIAAARMGRYLHEKSVLPDVIISSTAPRAKDTAKVIAEQTGFDTARIELNQFLYEGGPKAYLAALNLLPTTVQTAMIVGHNPDVSYLGEFLTHKDIGSMSKGAVVAITFGNLNWAEISGRTGSLEFQIGPKQLPTNE; encoded by the coding sequence ATGCCGATAACCTTGTATATCGTTCGCCACGCAAAAGCAGAAGACCGGGCCATGTTTATGGCTGATCATGACCGAGAGCTTACCCCCGATGGAATCATTGCAGCCGCCAGAATGGGCCGTTACCTTCATGAAAAATCTGTATTGCCAGATGTGATTATCAGCAGTACAGCCCCTCGTGCTAAAGACACCGCAAAAGTAATTGCCGAACAAACTGGATTTGATACCGCCCGAATCGAGCTAAATCAGTTTCTGTATGAAGGTGGTCCTAAGGCCTATCTGGCCGCATTGAATCTGTTGCCCACTACCGTCCAGACGGCCATGATCGTGGGACATAATCCCGATGTATCGTACCTCGGCGAATTCCTGACGCACAAAGATATTGGTTCCATGAGTAAAGGCGCTGTGGTGGCTATTACATTCGGAAACCTGAACTGGGCTGAAATCTCAGGCCGAACCGGAAGCCTGGAATTTCAAATTGGCCCCAAGCAATTGCCAACTAATGAATAA
- the gloA2 gene encoding SMU1112c/YaeR family gloxylase I-like metalloprotein yields MLKLSAVHHIAIICSDYERSKQFYTEILGFTILGEYHRAERQSYKLDLALNGSYLIELFSFPEPPKRPSRPEAAGLRHLAFAVTDLDAAIQHLNEQGVATEPIRVDEHTGRRFTFFADPDALPLELYEL; encoded by the coding sequence ATGCTCAAACTGAGTGCTGTCCATCACATTGCCATTATCTGTTCCGACTATGAACGGTCGAAGCAGTTTTATACGGAGATACTGGGGTTTACGATACTTGGCGAATATCATAGGGCTGAACGACAGTCGTATAAACTGGATCTGGCGTTGAATGGCAGCTACCTGATTGAGCTTTTCTCGTTTCCTGAACCACCCAAACGGCCGTCCAGACCCGAAGCTGCCGGGCTGCGTCATCTCGCCTTTGCCGTGACTGATCTGGATGCTGCTATTCAACATCTGAACGAACAGGGAGTAGCAACGGAACCCATTCGCGTAGACGAACATACGGGGCGCCGGTTCACCTTCTTTGCCGACCCGGATGCACTACCGCTGGAGTTGTATGAACTGTAG
- a CDS encoding aminotransferase class V-fold PLP-dependent enzyme — protein MFINTTPLRSQKHQFSLPQPIHYLNCATRAPFSRTVEQAGHTALSQQANPFGLQPDDFFTGAVRVRALFSELINNPDPERIAIVPSVSYGMGVVARNLHRKSGIRAGQKIVMICDEFPSDVYAWDRVITELGLTVVTVAMPAEFPKGELWNQRLLDAIDANTAMVVVPPVHWMYGIQFDLKAISKRARDVGAWVVIDGTQAIGALPFDLEAIQPDAVVCAGYKWLMGPYSMGLAYFGPAFDEGIPLEEGWMNRLDSNQFHKLMDYQPVYRPKAYRYNVGEHTHFLQMPMLESALTQLIDWQPARIQAYTKTLLADAWPILEKSGCRIEPESDTTGRSHHLVGLWLPEQTDPMTVQQALLKKNVSVSARARVLRIAPHVYNDSNDVDALVEVLTQVLM, from the coding sequence ATGTTCATCAACACAACTCCTCTTCGCTCGCAAAAGCATCAGTTTAGCTTACCACAACCTATTCACTACCTGAATTGTGCAACCCGTGCTCCATTCAGTCGGACCGTTGAGCAGGCGGGTCATACGGCTCTTTCTCAACAGGCCAATCCGTTTGGCTTACAACCCGACGATTTTTTTACGGGTGCCGTTCGGGTACGGGCTCTCTTTTCCGAATTGATCAATAATCCCGACCCCGAACGCATCGCCATAGTTCCCTCTGTCTCATACGGCATGGGCGTAGTAGCTCGTAACCTCCATCGAAAATCAGGCATCCGGGCCGGCCAAAAAATTGTGATGATCTGCGATGAATTTCCGAGTGATGTCTATGCCTGGGATCGTGTAATTACCGAACTCGGTTTAACAGTCGTGACCGTAGCTATGCCTGCTGAATTCCCGAAAGGCGAGCTTTGGAATCAGCGGCTACTGGATGCCATTGATGCCAATACAGCGATGGTAGTTGTGCCTCCCGTTCATTGGATGTATGGTATCCAATTCGACCTGAAAGCGATCAGTAAGCGAGCCAGAGACGTAGGTGCCTGGGTGGTGATTGACGGAACTCAGGCGATTGGCGCGCTCCCTTTCGATCTGGAAGCTATTCAACCCGACGCGGTTGTTTGTGCGGGTTACAAGTGGCTGATGGGGCCTTACTCAATGGGTCTAGCCTATTTTGGGCCAGCGTTCGATGAGGGGATTCCGCTGGAAGAGGGCTGGATGAATCGGCTCGATAGCAACCAGTTTCATAAACTCATGGACTATCAGCCGGTGTACAGGCCCAAAGCCTATCGGTATAACGTTGGTGAGCATACGCATTTCCTGCAAATGCCCATGCTTGAGTCTGCCTTAACCCAATTGATCGACTGGCAGCCTGCCCGTATTCAGGCTTACACAAAGACCTTACTGGCCGATGCCTGGCCTATTCTTGAAAAATCAGGATGCCGGATCGAACCTGAGAGCGATACCACAGGTCGTAGTCATCATCTGGTAGGGCTATGGCTCCCCGAACAGACCGATCCTATGACCGTTCAACAAGCGCTTTTAAAAAAGAATGTTTCCGTTTCGGCCCGTGCCCGCGTCTTACGCATTGCTCCGCATGTATACAATGATAGTAATGACGTTGACGCCCTGGTTGAGGTATTAACGCAAGTACTCATGTAG
- the xerD gene encoding site-specific tyrosine recombinase XerD: MWQSYINAFKNYLKLERSLAENSVEAYLHDAEKLYEYILLTDPARTPMQVTEKELMNFLKYLGELGLSAHSQGRMLSGLKSFFKYLLLENLIQHDPTQQLKGPKLGRQLPDTLSFPEVEAILSAIDLSTPGGTRDRAMLEVLYSSGLRVSELLNLRLTNCFFDSGFIRVLGKGDKVRLVPIGDDAMHYTRLYVQHVRSQLDVQKGDEDTIFLNLRGKQLSRISVFTTIKKLATEAGIKKIISPHTFRHSFATHLIEGGADLRAVQQMLGHESITTTEIYTHLDRDYLQQTLREYHPRARGFKERKNERIKE; the protein is encoded by the coding sequence ATGTGGCAAAGTTATATAAACGCCTTTAAGAACTACCTCAAGCTGGAGCGATCGCTGGCCGAAAATTCGGTGGAAGCGTATTTGCACGACGCCGAGAAACTGTACGAATACATCCTTTTAACCGATCCTGCACGTACACCCATGCAGGTGACGGAAAAAGAGTTAATGAATTTCCTGAAGTATCTGGGCGAACTCGGTTTATCCGCCCATAGTCAGGGGCGTATGTTATCAGGATTAAAATCCTTCTTTAAATATCTGCTCCTCGAAAACCTGATTCAGCACGACCCGACTCAGCAGCTCAAAGGGCCTAAACTGGGTCGTCAACTACCCGATACCCTAAGTTTCCCAGAAGTCGAAGCCATTCTGAGCGCCATCGACCTCTCAACACCGGGCGGCACCCGTGACCGGGCGATGCTCGAAGTCCTCTACAGTTCCGGGCTTCGGGTTTCTGAATTACTCAATCTACGTTTGACCAACTGCTTTTTCGATTCGGGCTTTATCCGGGTGCTGGGCAAGGGCGACAAAGTTCGGTTGGTTCCCATCGGCGACGACGCCATGCACTATACGCGGCTCTATGTACAGCACGTACGTAGCCAGTTGGATGTGCAAAAAGGCGATGAGGACACTATATTTTTGAATTTGCGTGGAAAACAGCTTTCGCGTATTTCGGTGTTTACGACCATAAAAAAACTGGCTACCGAAGCCGGGATCAAAAAAATAATCAGTCCGCACACCTTTCGGCACTCCTTTGCCACTCACCTGATCGAAGGCGGGGCCGACCTACGGGCTGTTCAGCAAATGCTTGGTCACGAATCCATCACCACCACTGAAATCTATACACACCTTGACCGCGATTATCTCCAGCAAACCCTACGGGAGTATCATCCAAGAGCCAGAGGATTTAAAGAGCGAAAGAATGAAAGAATTAAAGAATGA
- the aroQ gene encoding type II 3-dehydroquinate dehydratase, whose translation MKQILIINGPNLNLLGKREPTIYGNRSFVDYLETLEQQFSDVQLRYFQSNHEGELIDKIHELGFDVDGIVINAGAYTHTSIAIADALSAVTAPAIEVHISNVHARESFRHHSYLSAKCKGVVVGLGLMGYEMAIRYLINNG comes from the coding sequence ATGAAACAGATTCTTATTATTAACGGCCCGAACCTGAACCTGTTAGGTAAGCGCGAACCGACTATTTATGGTAATCGCTCGTTTGTCGATTACCTGGAAACCCTCGAACAGCAGTTTTCGGATGTGCAACTTCGCTATTTTCAGTCGAACCACGAAGGCGAACTGATCGATAAAATTCACGAACTTGGTTTCGATGTCGATGGCATTGTGATCAATGCTGGTGCATACACCCATACATCCATTGCTATTGCCGATGCGTTGTCGGCCGTTACAGCGCCAGCCATAGAGGTCCATATTTCGAATGTACATGCCCGTGAGTCGTTCCGCCACCACAGCTACCTGTCGGCTAAATGCAAAGGGGTTGTCGTAGGGCTGGGACTAATGGGGTATGAAATGGCTATACGCTATCTAATAAACAATGGATAA
- a CDS encoding aminotransferase class V-fold PLP-dependent enzyme, which yields MITFYPGPSKVYPQVADYAVEAVRQGIVSLNHRSTGFMDIVKETIRLLHEKLAIPADYHIALVSSATECWEIVAQSLTGEASLHPHSGAFGKKWAEYAYRIKPPTRLSDADVLCIVQNETSNGTQVPMETLAQFRRDFTGLIAVDAVSSMAGIVLDWTLADVWFASVQKCFGLPAGLAVLTYSPNALKRAEEIGENNHYNSLLFIHENFSKFQTPYTPNGLGIYLLMRILQQIAPIAEVASVTKQRAAAWYSFFENELAQSPFQLLNRDILVRSDTVIAVQGSDTDIKAIKIAAQQAGIMLGNGYGDWKTSTFRIANFPAISTDEIETLKQFLLNYCNADRMSAL from the coding sequence ATGATCACCTTTTACCCAGGTCCGTCGAAAGTATACCCGCAAGTGGCCGATTATGCGGTCGAAGCGGTTCGTCAGGGAATTGTTAGCCTGAATCATCGAAGCACAGGCTTCATGGACATTGTAAAAGAAACCATTCGCCTGCTGCATGAAAAACTCGCTATCCCGGCCGATTACCATATTGCCCTGGTGTCGTCGGCAACGGAGTGCTGGGAAATTGTGGCCCAGTCACTAACCGGCGAAGCCAGCCTGCATCCGCATAGTGGTGCCTTCGGAAAAAAGTGGGCTGAGTATGCCTACCGGATAAAACCACCGACCCGCCTGAGTGATGCTGATGTACTGTGTATCGTTCAGAACGAAACCTCCAATGGCACCCAGGTGCCGATGGAAACGCTGGCCCAGTTCCGCCGTGATTTTACAGGGCTAATTGCTGTTGATGCGGTTTCGTCGATGGCGGGTATTGTGCTCGACTGGACATTGGCCGATGTTTGGTTTGCGTCGGTCCAGAAATGTTTTGGTTTACCCGCCGGACTGGCTGTTCTGACTTATTCGCCAAATGCGTTGAAACGGGCCGAAGAAATAGGGGAGAACAATCACTACAACAGTCTGCTGTTTATCCATGAGAATTTCTCGAAATTTCAGACCCCCTATACGCCAAACGGGTTAGGGATTTATCTGTTGATGCGGATCTTGCAGCAGATCGCCCCAATTGCCGAGGTCGCCAGCGTCACAAAACAACGTGCCGCTGCCTGGTATTCTTTTTTTGAGAACGAACTGGCTCAGTCGCCTTTTCAATTATTGAACCGGGATATATTGGTGCGGTCCGATACCGTCATTGCAGTACAAGGAAGTGATACGGACATAAAAGCTATTAAAATAGCTGCCCAACAGGCTGGTATTATGCTCGGTAATGGCTACGGTGACTGGAAGACATCAACCTTTCGGATCGCTAATTTTCCTGCTATTTCTACCGACGAAATTGAAACCTTGAAACAGTTTTTGCTGAATTACTGTAACGCGGACAGGATGTCCGCATTATGA
- a CDS encoding MarC family protein produces the protein MPNFKEIVSVTLILFSVIDIIGSLPVIIDLRRKSGKIESERATLASGALMIAFLFVGDQLLALFGVDVASFAVAGALIIFLIGLEMILGRTIFKSEVETGGATHIVPIAFPLIAGAGTLTTLISLRAAYQTVNIIIGIVLNLLLIYAVLRSSGWLEDRLGAGGLAVLRKIFGIILLAIAIKLLKTNLISDF, from the coding sequence ATGCCTAATTTTAAAGAAATCGTTTCGGTCACACTGATTCTATTCTCGGTGATCGATATAATCGGCTCGCTGCCCGTAATTATCGATCTGCGCCGGAAATCGGGAAAGATCGAGTCGGAGCGGGCTACCCTGGCTTCGGGAGCTCTGATGATTGCTTTCCTGTTTGTAGGGGATCAACTGCTGGCTCTCTTCGGGGTCGATGTCGCTTCCTTTGCTGTGGCGGGTGCCCTGATCATTTTCCTGATTGGTCTGGAAATGATTCTGGGACGAACCATTTTTAAATCGGAAGTAGAGACGGGCGGAGCTACCCATATTGTTCCAATCGCTTTTCCTCTGATTGCCGGAGCCGGAACCCTAACCACACTCATTTCGCTCCGAGCCGCCTACCAGACTGTCAATATTATCATCGGTATCGTTCTGAATCTCCTGCTGATTTATGCCGTATTGCGATCGTCAGGATGGCTGGAAGATAGGTTGGGGGCTGGAGGACTAGCTGTGTTGCGGAAAATCTTCGGCATTATTCTATTAGCCATCGCGATTAAGCTGCTCAAAACGAATCTTATTTCTGATTTTTAA
- a CDS encoding glutamine synthetase beta-grasp domain-containing protein has protein sequence MAKAKLEYIWLDGYKPTQSLRSKTKIEGDFSGKLEDCPMWSFDGSSTEQAPGGSSDCLLKPVFICPDPQRKNGYLVMCEVLNADGTPHESNGRATIEDDDNDFWFGFEQEYFLWDMSIDKPLGFPAEGFPKRPQGPYYCSVGAQNAYGRYIIEEHLDACLDAGLNVEGINAEVATGQWEFQIFAKGAKEAGDQIWVARYILERIGEKYGISINWHCKPLGATDWNGSGMHANFSNTTLRTAGSKEVYEKICSGFGSSPEVIKACIDVYGADNHLRLTGKHETQSIDQFSFGVSDRGASIRIPIATVERGWKGWLEDRRPNSAADPYKVAAIIIKTVKAAEAVEA, from the coding sequence ATGGCAAAGGCGAAGTTAGAATACATTTGGCTCGATGGTTATAAGCCTACCCAAAGCTTGCGTTCAAAAACCAAAATTGAAGGCGATTTCTCTGGTAAACTGGAAGACTGCCCTATGTGGTCGTTTGATGGTTCGTCAACCGAACAGGCTCCAGGTGGCTCGTCCGACTGCTTGCTGAAACCCGTTTTCATCTGCCCTGATCCACAGCGTAAGAATGGCTACCTCGTGATGTGCGAAGTGCTGAATGCTGATGGTACCCCTCACGAGTCGAACGGCCGTGCCACGATTGAAGATGACGACAACGATTTCTGGTTCGGTTTCGAGCAGGAATACTTCCTGTGGGACATGAGCATCGATAAGCCGCTTGGGTTCCCAGCAGAAGGTTTCCCAAAACGCCCACAAGGCCCTTACTACTGCTCGGTTGGTGCTCAAAATGCGTATGGCCGTTATATCATCGAAGAACACCTCGACGCTTGCCTTGATGCCGGCCTGAACGTAGAAGGTATCAATGCTGAAGTTGCTACAGGTCAGTGGGAATTCCAGATTTTTGCCAAAGGTGCGAAAGAAGCTGGCGACCAGATCTGGGTTGCTCGCTACATTCTGGAGCGTATCGGTGAAAAATACGGTATTTCGATCAACTGGCATTGCAAACCCCTGGGCGCTACCGACTGGAACGGTTCGGGTATGCACGCTAACTTCTCGAACACCACGCTTCGTACGGCAGGTAGCAAGGAAGTATATGAAAAAATCTGTAGCGGATTCGGTAGCTCGCCTGAGGTGATCAAAGCCTGTATCGATGTATATGGCGCTGACAACCACCTGCGTTTGACCGGTAAGCACGAAACCCAGTCGATCGACCAATTCTCGTTTGGTGTATCGGACCGGGGTGCTTCGATTCGTATCCCTATCGCTACAGTAGAGCGTGGCTGGAAAGGCTGGCTGGAAGATCGTCGGCCAAACTCGGCGGCTGATCCTTACAAAGTAGCTGCTATCATTATCAAGACTGTTAAGGCGGCAGAAGCTGTAGAAGCATAA
- a CDS encoding ATP-binding protein has product MIRRQLSDTIRKKLLESNKIIILYGPRQVGKTTLVRELISTLPYRSLSVNADELLYQTVLSGRNLNQMKLLVEGYDLLFVDEAQRIPDVGINLKILHDALPNLKIIATGSSSFELANKTKEALTGRTWTYELFPISLGELRQEQNAFQLQQRLEELLRFGSYPDTLQFTNATDKVHYLRELSSAYLYKDILEMASIRHADKLRKLIQLLAFQVGSEVSLNEIGNTLGMSKDTVNTYIDLLEKAFVVFRLSGFSRNLRKEISKMDKVYFYDLGIRNVVIDNFQPLDLRTDIGALWENFLVIERRKRNAYTGQFANTYFWRTYTGAELDYVEEANGQLSGFEFKFSRKSVKAPASWIDTYPGANFQLINQENYLAFVID; this is encoded by the coding sequence ATGATCAGACGGCAATTAAGTGATACGATCCGTAAAAAACTTTTAGAATCGAATAAGATTATCATCCTATATGGCCCGCGGCAAGTTGGAAAAACTACTTTAGTACGGGAATTAATCAGTACGTTACCTTATCGGTCCTTAAGCGTAAATGCGGATGAATTGCTTTACCAAACCGTTTTGTCAGGCCGGAATCTAAACCAGATGAAACTTCTTGTGGAAGGGTATGATCTGCTGTTTGTCGACGAAGCCCAGCGTATTCCAGATGTAGGGATTAATCTGAAAATTCTACATGATGCATTGCCCAATCTGAAGATCATTGCAACCGGATCTTCGTCTTTTGAATTGGCTAACAAAACAAAAGAAGCTTTGACAGGTCGAACCTGGACGTACGAACTTTTCCCGATTTCACTGGGTGAACTTCGACAAGAGCAAAACGCATTTCAGTTACAACAACGGCTGGAAGAACTTTTGCGCTTTGGTTCTTACCCCGATACGCTCCAGTTTACCAATGCCACCGACAAAGTGCATTATTTACGTGAGCTTTCTTCAGCGTATCTGTATAAAGATATATTGGAAATGGCCTCTATTCGGCACGCCGATAAACTGCGAAAGCTGATCCAGTTACTAGCCTTTCAGGTTGGCTCAGAAGTCTCTTTGAATGAGATAGGTAATACACTTGGCATGAGTAAGGACACGGTTAATACGTACATCGACCTACTGGAAAAAGCATTTGTTGTCTTTCGGCTATCTGGTTTTAGTCGAAACCTTCGGAAAGAAATCAGCAAGATGGACAAGGTTTACTTCTATGATCTGGGTATTCGAAACGTAGTCATTGATAATTTCCAACCCCTTGATCTACGAACGGATATAGGTGCTTTGTGGGAAAATTTCCTGGTCATTGAGCGTCGTAAGCGAAATGCTTATACAGGTCAGTTTGCCAACACTTACTTCTGGCGTACGTATACTGGAGCCGAACTTGACTACGTAGAAGAAGCCAACGGGCAACTATCCGGTTTTGAATTTAAGTTTTCCCGCAAATCAGTTAAAGCCCCTGCTTCCTGGATAGATACCTACCCTGGTGCCAATTTCCAGTTAATTAACCAGGAAAATTATTTGGCATTTGTGATCGACTAA